A portion of the Sphaerochaeta pleomorpha str. Grapes genome contains these proteins:
- a CDS encoding ATP-dependent 6-phosphofructokinase encodes MSSNKIDFSIPSLGEAKISSPIMMSTTHDDGQADYVTDDDHILYSIDTDIDEKGHPVPRHEETLEVAGPRAKIYFNPAHVHAAICTCGGICPGLNNVIRAVVRCFWYRYGVRRISGVQYGYQGLLENSPWPLIPLDPDVVDDIQEKGGTILGSARGGGKQVEEIVDSLERMNINILVTVGGDGTLRGAFDISEEVKKRGLKISVIGIPKTIDNDLSFIQSSFGVDTAVQMAVPVVRCAHIEAKNSIHGIGLVKVMGRESGFIAANTSLAQSDVNFCLIPENPFDLDGPEGLLARLKQRILERSHAVVLISEGAGQDLVPSTGETDASGNVKYQDIGIFLKDRINAYFKQEGIDTNVKYIDPSYIIRSAPADSFDSIYCARLGAHAVHAAMSGKTQALIAQVNNRFVHLPIKVAVSTRNHVDLEGSLWRDVLENTRQPFMMKNKD; translated from the coding sequence ATGAGTTCAAATAAGATTGATTTTTCTATTCCAAGCCTGGGAGAGGCAAAGATTTCCTCCCCTATAATGATGAGTACGACCCATGATGACGGGCAGGCTGACTATGTAACCGACGATGACCATATCTTGTACAGTATCGACACCGATATCGACGAGAAAGGGCATCCTGTTCCCCGCCATGAAGAAACCTTGGAAGTTGCCGGCCCACGTGCGAAAATCTATTTCAACCCAGCTCATGTACATGCCGCAATCTGTACATGTGGGGGAATATGCCCAGGTTTGAATAATGTAATCCGTGCGGTTGTCAGATGTTTCTGGTATCGTTACGGGGTGAGAAGGATCAGCGGAGTCCAGTATGGATACCAGGGCCTTCTCGAAAACAGTCCTTGGCCCTTGATTCCCCTTGACCCCGATGTAGTTGATGACATCCAGGAAAAGGGCGGTACCATTCTCGGTTCTGCCCGCGGTGGTGGAAAACAGGTCGAGGAAATCGTTGATTCGCTTGAGAGGATGAATATAAACATCCTTGTTACCGTCGGCGGTGACGGAACGCTCCGAGGGGCCTTTGATATCAGCGAGGAAGTCAAAAAGAGAGGGCTTAAGATATCTGTTATCGGAATTCCCAAGACAATCGACAATGATCTTTCGTTCATCCAAAGTTCCTTTGGCGTCGATACTGCAGTACAGATGGCAGTCCCTGTTGTTCGCTGTGCCCATATCGAAGCAAAGAATTCAATCCATGGCATCGGGCTTGTAAAGGTCATGGGCCGTGAGTCAGGATTCATTGCGGCAAACACCTCCCTCGCCCAGAGCGATGTCAATTTCTGCCTGATCCCAGAGAATCCGTTCGATCTCGATGGCCCTGAGGGTTTACTTGCAAGGCTGAAGCAGAGAATCCTTGAAAGAAGCCACGCAGTGGTACTCATTTCGGAAGGAGCAGGACAGGACTTGGTTCCCTCTACCGGGGAAACCGACGCCTCGGGCAATGTGAAATACCAGGATATCGGTATTTTCCTCAAAGACAGGATTAATGCCTATTTCAAACAAGAGGGAATCGATACCAATGTCAAGTATATCGATCCTTCATACATCATCCGAAGTGCCCCTGCAGATTCTTTTGACTCGATCTATTGTGCACGGCTTGGTGCTCATGCAGTCCATGCGGCAATGTCAGGAAAAACCCAGGCCTTGATTGCGCAGGTAAACAATAGGTTCGTTCACCTTCCTATCAAAGTGGCGGTAAGTACAAGAAACCATGTGGATCTTGAGGGTTCTCTCTGGAGGGATGTCTTGGAAAATACCAGACAGCCCTTTATGATGAAGAACAAGGATTGA
- a CDS encoding glucose-6-phosphate isomerase — translation MEFKNLDSCTSFAKLRNQEPCSVKDMLTKERIQAFSILEGGGLTYNYAAMPVTEATIQTLQELSNEQQLIEKYIALLNGETMNTGENRLVLHQLTRGQILNPVFADNEDKGKFYQGQLEKIKEFSSKVRKGEITGSTGKPFSTVVQIGIGGSDLGPRALYLALKGSQDEKQLAAKFISNVDPDDAADVISGLDFETTLFILVSKSGTTLETLTNRDLVIEAIKASGIKGIDPSRHIVAVTSKTSPLASSDTVLDAFFIDDYIGGRYSSTSAVGGVLLSLAFGYETFAELLQGAHEADKMALENDITKNAALMDALIGVYLRNVLALPTTAILPYSQGLNRFPAHLQQVDMESNGKHVNRSGEKVSYATGPVIFGESGTNGQHSFYQLLHQGTDTVALQFIGFSESQYGKDIVVEGSTSQKKLNANLAAQIVAFARGKDDKNPNKQFEGNRYSSLLTARTLNARTLGALLAHYENKVMFQGFAWNLNSFDQEGVQLGKILAKKVLEGCKDDPILKAYADLL, via the coding sequence ATGGAATTCAAAAATCTCGATTCTTGTACATCGTTCGCCAAACTCAGGAACCAGGAACCCTGTTCAGTGAAAGACATGCTTACGAAAGAACGTATCCAAGCCTTTTCCATTCTTGAAGGCGGTGGCCTTACCTATAACTATGCAGCTATGCCGGTTACCGAGGCAACCATCCAGACTTTACAAGAACTCAGCAATGAACAGCAGTTAATTGAAAAATACATAGCCCTGCTGAACGGGGAAACAATGAATACCGGGGAAAACCGTCTGGTGCTTCACCAACTTACCCGTGGCCAGATACTGAATCCTGTCTTTGCAGATAATGAAGACAAAGGCAAGTTCTACCAGGGGCAGCTCGAGAAAATCAAAGAGTTCTCCTCAAAAGTCCGTAAGGGGGAAATCACCGGTTCCACGGGAAAGCCATTTTCCACCGTTGTCCAGATTGGAATCGGGGGGAGCGACCTTGGCCCAAGGGCCCTCTACCTTGCTTTGAAAGGAAGCCAGGACGAAAAGCAGCTTGCAGCCAAGTTCATCAGCAACGTCGACCCTGATGATGCCGCCGATGTGATAAGTGGGCTCGATTTCGAGACTACCTTGTTCATCCTTGTCTCAAAAAGCGGAACTACTTTGGAAACCCTCACAAACAGGGACCTTGTGATAGAAGCAATCAAGGCAAGCGGAATCAAGGGAATAGACCCGTCAAGGCATATTGTAGCTGTTACCAGCAAAACCAGCCCCCTTGCTTCATCCGATACCGTATTGGACGCCTTCTTCATTGATGATTACATCGGAGGACGTTACAGCTCCACCAGTGCAGTCGGTGGAGTACTCCTTTCTCTTGCCTTTGGATATGAAACCTTTGCAGAACTACTACAAGGAGCCCATGAGGCAGACAAGATGGCCCTCGAAAATGACATAACCAAAAACGCAGCCCTCATGGATGCCCTTATCGGCGTATACCTTCGCAACGTACTAGCCTTGCCTACCACTGCGATCCTGCCCTATTCCCAGGGCCTGAACCGGTTCCCTGCCCATTTGCAGCAAGTGGATATGGAAAGCAACGGAAAACACGTGAACCGTTCGGGCGAAAAAGTCTCCTATGCAACAGGACCGGTCATTTTCGGGGAAAGCGGGACCAATGGACAACATTCTTTCTATCAGTTGTTACATCAGGGAACCGATACCGTCGCCTTGCAGTTCATTGGGTTCTCTGAATCCCAGTATGGCAAGGACATCGTGGTGGAAGGGTCGACCAGTCAGAAAAAACTCAATGCAAACCTTGCTGCGCAGATTGTAGCCTTCGCCCGGGGAAAAGACGACAAAAACCCCAACAAACAATTTGAAGGGAACCGATATTCTTCCCTGCTTACCGCCAGGACCCTCAATGCCAGGACCCTTGGGGCATTGCTTGCCCACTATGAAAACAAGGTGATGTTCCAGGGTTTTGCTTGGAATCTCAACAGCTTTGACCAAGAAGGTGTCCAGCTAGGGAAAATCCTTGCAAAGAAAGTGCTCGAAGGATGCAAGGATGACCCAATCCTAAAAGCCTATGCCGACCTGCTCTAG
- a CDS encoding arginine repressor, protein MRERHNRLAVVKELIKNNRIDNQDTLLEMLKTEGYNVTQATLSRDLKMLKVGKISDGWSGYYYALPENDLISESEKSYIQDVRRGILSIEFSGNFGVIKTRPGHANSVGIALDVLALPEILGTLAGDDTIFVILREGMSKEDLQDSFKTRIPEIEE, encoded by the coding sequence ATGAGGGAAAGACACAACCGGTTGGCCGTTGTAAAAGAATTGATAAAAAACAACCGTATAGACAATCAGGACACGTTACTTGAAATGCTCAAGACAGAAGGATACAACGTAACGCAGGCCACCCTTTCGAGAGACCTAAAAATGCTGAAAGTCGGAAAAATATCTGATGGCTGGTCAGGATATTATTACGCCCTTCCCGAAAATGATCTGATAAGCGAATCAGAGAAAAGCTATATACAAGACGTCCGCAGAGGTATCCTCTCTATTGAATTCTCAGGCAATTTCGGTGTCATCAAAACCAGACCCGGACATGCAAACAGCGTGGGCATCGCCCTCGATGTCCTTGCTTTGCCAGAAATACTGGGAACCCTTGCAGGCGACGATACGATTTTCGTAATCCTTCGCGAAGGAATGAGCAAAGAAGACCTTCAGGACAGCTTCAAAACCCGCATACCTGAAATAGAAGAATAA
- a CDS encoding LemA family protein, which produces MVAVFIIIAIIVVLAMYFVGVYNRLVRLRNQGEEAASAIDAHLKQRYDLVPNLVETVKGYAKHEQGTLTAVIEARNKAMSATTLEEKDALNKGFSSTLKSLFALSEAYPDLKANAGFLDLQKQLQKIEEQLLSARKYYNAIIKQFNTITEVFPSSLVASMAHFSKKQYLAIEEEAKARVEVKF; this is translated from the coding sequence ATGGTAGCTGTATTTATTATCATCGCAATCATAGTAGTTCTCGCAATGTATTTTGTTGGGGTATACAATCGGTTGGTCAGACTCAGAAACCAGGGAGAAGAGGCCGCTTCAGCCATTGATGCACATCTGAAACAGAGATATGACCTTGTTCCCAATCTTGTTGAGACCGTAAAAGGGTATGCCAAACATGAGCAGGGAACCCTCACAGCAGTCATTGAAGCTCGGAACAAAGCGATGAGTGCAACCACCCTTGAAGAAAAAGATGCCTTGAACAAAGGCTTTAGCTCGACCTTGAAATCACTTTTTGCACTCAGCGAAGCCTATCCGGACCTGAAAGCAAATGCAGGGTTTTTGGATTTGCAGAAGCAATTGCAGAAAATTGAGGAACAGCTTCTCTCAGCCCGAAAGTACTACAACGCAATTATCAAACAATTCAATACTATTACCGAAGTTTTTCCCTCGTCTCTGGTTGCCTCAATGGCCCATTTTTCTAAAAAACAATACCTTGCAATCGAGGAAGAGGCAAAAGCG